The Candidatus Manganitrophus noduliformans genome window below encodes:
- the nuoL gene encoding NADH-quinone oxidoreductase subunit L: MIQLAWLIPIFPALGALINGLFGKTHTKERAHLVAIGAVAASFLISCLVFISMATGAPATTITLYEWIASANFRVNIAFLIDPLTSIMLMVVTGVGLLVHIYSAGYMHHDEGYARFFTYLNLFMFSMLILILGDNYLLMFVGWEGVGLCSYLLIGFWYQKPSATTAGNKAFIVNRIGDAGFLMGIFTIFVTYGSVRYLDVFPNANLATESVATAITLFLFIGAMGKSAQVPLYVWLPDAMEGPTPVSALIHAATMVTAGIYMVVRSNALFALAPFSMEVVAVVGAITAIFAASIGLVQTDIKRVLAYSTVSQLGYMFLACGVGAYVSGVFHLFTHAFFKGLLFLGSGSVIHALSGEQDMRKMGGLYNKIPITYKTFLIGTIAIAGIPPLAGFWSKDEILVSTFVGGHYLLWGVAVITALMTSFYMFRLLFMTFHGQSRVDHEVAHHIHESPSTMTIPLMILAGFSLLIGMVVGFPPESGWIHHFLSPILAKGGEVHHPSLAVGLGLMALSTVVAVSGWALARHLYIKEPQLPNLLAERARGLYTALVNKYWVDEIYQAVIVRPLLWFANFLWTFDQWVLDGLVNASGWVTLMESKISEIFDIYIVDGTVNGVSATLDVGARGLRRLQTGAVQNYVLAMVMGIVVLAVVFMF, encoded by the coding sequence ATGATTCAGCTTGCATGGCTTATTCCGATCTTCCCCGCGCTCGGCGCCCTGATTAACGGGCTCTTCGGGAAGACCCATACCAAAGAGCGCGCCCATCTGGTCGCCATCGGGGCGGTTGCGGCGTCGTTCCTGATCTCATGCTTGGTTTTCATCTCGATGGCGACGGGCGCTCCTGCCACGACCATTACGCTCTACGAGTGGATCGCCTCGGCCAATTTCCGGGTCAACATCGCCTTCCTCATCGATCCGCTCACCTCAATCATGCTGATGGTGGTGACCGGGGTCGGGCTGCTGGTCCATATCTACTCCGCCGGCTACATGCATCATGACGAGGGGTACGCCCGCTTCTTCACCTACCTGAACCTCTTCATGTTCTCGATGTTGATCCTGATCCTCGGCGACAACTATCTTCTGATGTTTGTCGGCTGGGAAGGGGTGGGGCTCTGCTCCTATTTGCTGATCGGCTTTTGGTATCAGAAACCGTCGGCCACCACCGCCGGCAACAAGGCGTTCATCGTCAACCGGATCGGCGATGCCGGTTTTCTCATGGGGATCTTTACCATCTTCGTGACCTACGGCTCGGTCCGTTATCTCGACGTCTTTCCGAACGCGAACCTGGCCACCGAGTCGGTCGCCACGGCGATTACCCTCTTCCTCTTCATTGGAGCCATGGGGAAATCGGCTCAGGTTCCCCTCTATGTCTGGCTTCCCGATGCGATGGAAGGGCCGACCCCGGTCTCGGCCCTGATTCATGCCGCGACAATGGTGACGGCGGGGATCTACATGGTGGTCCGGTCGAACGCCCTCTTCGCCCTCGCCCCTTTTTCCATGGAGGTGGTCGCGGTGGTCGGGGCGATCACGGCGATTTTCGCCGCGTCGATCGGCTTGGTACAGACCGATATCAAGCGGGTCTTGGCCTACTCCACCGTCAGCCAGCTCGGCTACATGTTTCTTGCCTGCGGCGTCGGGGCGTATGTCTCGGGCGTGTTCCATCTCTTCACGCATGCTTTCTTCAAGGGGCTCCTCTTTCTCGGCTCCGGAAGCGTGATCCATGCGCTTTCCGGGGAGCAGGACATGCGGAAGATGGGGGGACTTTATAACAAGATTCCGATTACCTATAAGACGTTTTTGATCGGAACGATCGCCATCGCCGGAATCCCGCCGCTCGCCGGATTTTGGAGCAAAGATGAGATCCTTGTATCGACCTTCGTCGGGGGACATTATCTCCTCTGGGGGGTCGCCGTGATTACCGCCCTGATGACCTCGTTTTATATGTTCCGCCTTCTCTTCATGACCTTCCACGGTCAATCACGGGTCGATCATGAGGTGGCGCATCATATTCATGAGTCCCCTTCGACGATGACGATCCCCTTGATGATTCTCGCCGGTTTTTCCCTTCTGATCGGTATGGTCGTCGGCTTTCCCCCCGAATCGGGATGGATCCATCATTTCCTCTCCCCGATCCTGGCGAAAGGGGGCGAAGTACATCATCCCTCTTTGGCCGTGGGGCTGGGGCTGATGGCCCTTTCCACGGTGGTGGCGGTGTCCGGATGGGCCTTGGCACGTCATCTTTATATCAAGGAGCCGCAACTCCCCAACCTGCTGGCGGAGAGGGCGCGCGGACTTTATACGGCCCTCGTCAACAAATACTGGGTGGATGAGATCTACCAGGCGGTCATTGTCCGGCCGCTCCTTTGGTTCGCAAATTTTCTTTGGACCTTCGATCAGTGGGTCCTCGACGGTCTGGTGAACGCCTCCGGTTGGGTGACCCTCATGGAGAGTAAGATTTCGGAAATCTTCGATATCTATATTGTCGACGGCACGGTGAACGGCGTCTCGGCCACCCTCGATGTCGGCGCGCGGGGGTTGCGGCGGCTGCAGACCGGCGCGGTTCAAAATTATGTCCTGGCGATGGTGATGGGGATTGTGGTCCTTGCCGTCGTTTTTATGTTTTAG
- a CDS encoding NADH-quinone oxidoreductase subunit M, with translation MNSFGFPILSLVAYIPLIGCLILLFLNKDDHKKIMYTAFGVTIVDMLVSFLLLFGFDSSRAEMQFVEKGSWIPTLGVEYHFGIDGISLLLILMSTILCAIAVVSSFTAVHERVKEYYVSLLFLQTGMLGVFMSLDLFLFYIFWEVMLVPMYFLIGIWGGGRRLYSAIKFFLYTLFGSLFMLLAILALYFLNRNPEYGTGEFTFNLIELSKMNLPLWPFQFWLFLAFFLGFAVKVPMFPFHTWLPDAHTDAPTAGSVLLAGVLLKMGTYGFVRFCLPLFPAASHYFVPLIAILSLVGIVYGGLVALAQKDIKRLVAYSSVSHLGFVMLGMFALNPQGITGSVLQMINHGISTGALFLIVGMIYERRHTRLIADFGGLSYQMPIFAVFFAITMFSSIGLPGLNGFVGEFLILVGAFQYNKIYAAVALLGIILGAAYMLWLFQRMMFGTIDKAENRNLTDMNRREIAYMAPLILFMFWIGLYPKPFIRIMEPAIINIVQKVNPNWENKPMAAEKEKAPVAPAAIELPAAETVHEVETP, from the coding sequence ATGAACAGTTTCGGTTTTCCCATCTTATCCTTGGTCGCCTATATTCCTCTCATCGGCTGTCTGATCCTATTGTTCTTGAACAAGGATGATCATAAGAAGATCATGTACACCGCCTTCGGTGTCACGATCGTCGATATGCTGGTTTCCTTTCTCCTTTTGTTCGGTTTTGATTCTTCCCGGGCCGAGATGCAGTTCGTCGAGAAGGGGTCGTGGATTCCGACTTTGGGGGTTGAATACCACTTCGGAATCGACGGGATCAGCCTCCTCTTGATTTTGATGTCGACGATCCTCTGCGCCATCGCGGTGGTCAGCTCCTTTACCGCCGTTCACGAGCGGGTCAAGGAATACTACGTCTCGCTCCTCTTTCTCCAGACCGGCATGTTGGGGGTCTTCATGTCGCTCGATCTCTTCCTTTTTTATATCTTTTGGGAGGTCATGCTGGTGCCGATGTATTTCCTCATCGGGATCTGGGGCGGGGGGCGCCGGCTTTATTCGGCGATCAAGTTCTTTCTCTATACCCTTTTCGGCAGCCTCTTCATGCTCCTGGCGATTTTGGCCCTCTATTTCCTGAATCGGAATCCCGAATACGGAACCGGCGAATTTACATTCAATCTGATCGAACTCTCGAAGATGAACCTTCCCCTCTGGCCTTTCCAGTTCTGGCTTTTCCTCGCCTTCTTTCTCGGTTTTGCGGTCAAGGTGCCGATGTTTCCCTTCCATACCTGGCTTCCCGACGCGCACACCGACGCGCCGACGGCGGGGAGCGTTTTGCTGGCGGGGGTCCTCCTGAAAATGGGGACCTACGGCTTCGTCCGCTTCTGCCTTCCCCTCTTTCCGGCGGCGAGCCATTACTTTGTCCCGCTCATCGCGATTCTGTCGCTTGTCGGGATTGTGTATGGAGGGCTGGTGGCGCTGGCGCAAAAGGATATCAAGCGGCTGGTCGCCTATTCATCCGTCAGCCACTTGGGTTTCGTGATGCTGGGGATGTTCGCGCTCAATCCGCAAGGGATCACCGGGAGCGTCCTTCAGATGATCAACCATGGGATTTCGACCGGCGCCCTCTTCCTGATCGTCGGCATGATCTATGAGCGCCGCCACACCCGTCTGATCGCCGATTTCGGCGGGCTCTCTTATCAGATGCCGATCTTCGCCGTATTTTTTGCCATCACGATGTTTTCGTCGATCGGGCTTCCCGGCTTGAACGGTTTTGTCGGGGAGTTCCTCATCTTGGTCGGCGCTTTTCAATACAATAAAATTTATGCCGCCGTGGCCCTGCTCGGAATTATTCTCGGGGCGGCCTACATGCTCTGGCTTTTCCAGAGGATGATGTTCGGCACGATCGACAAAGCGGAGAATAGAAATCTCACCGATATGAACCGGCGCGAAATCGCCTATATGGCGCCGCTGATTCTTTTTATGTTCTGGATCGGGCTCTATCCGAAGCCGTTTATCCGGATCATGGAGCCGGCGATCATCAACATCGTTCAAAAGGTGAATCCGAATTGGGAGAATAAGCCGATGGCGGCGGAAAAGGAAAAAGCGCCGGTCGCCCCCGCGGCGATCGAGCTCCCGGCTGCCGAGACGGTCCATGAGGTAGAGACGCCATGA
- a CDS encoding NADH-quinone oxidoreductase subunit N — MTTPMSDLGMIAILPELVLALLACLVFVMVPFVPKEKRDLLGYFSIGALVVSGLLIIPLWGKTVSAFSGMIALDSYAIFFKVLFLIIALLVILVSTLYLKIERVHLGEYYGLVLFATVGMMLMPASTDLLSFYLSLELMSMSFYILAAFMRKDAKSVEAGMKYFLTGVFTSGLILYGIAFLYGAAGTTNLKAIQAFLSQANISGSPTLILGLILLTAGFAFKIAAVPFHMWAPDVYEGAPTTVTAFLSTGSKAATLAAMLRVFISGLSFSYGTWWQFLWIIAVLTMTVGNIAALVQTNVKRLLAYSSIAHAGYILIGLIAASKIGMASILIYLVAYIFMTIGAFTMIILLCRFNSRGDQISDFKGLARTHPAVAAAFVLFALSLIGIPPTAGFVGKLFLFNAAIQGGFYWLAVIGILNSTISLYYYFKIVMVMYMEEPQGSTPLSFSPPLTVALGVTAFATLFIGLYPEPLIRAALHSIQIFL; from the coding sequence ATGACGACCCCGATGTCCGATCTCGGAATGATCGCGATTCTTCCCGAGTTGGTCCTGGCGCTGCTGGCCTGTCTGGTTTTTGTGATGGTGCCCTTTGTGCCGAAAGAGAAACGGGATCTGCTCGGCTATTTCTCGATCGGCGCGCTGGTCGTCTCCGGTCTCTTGATCATTCCCCTTTGGGGAAAAACCGTCTCGGCCTTCTCGGGGATGATCGCACTCGATTCGTATGCCATCTTTTTCAAGGTCCTCTTTCTGATCATCGCGCTCCTCGTGATCCTTGTCTCAACCCTTTATCTTAAGATCGAGCGGGTTCATCTGGGAGAATATTACGGTTTGGTTCTCTTCGCGACGGTCGGAATGATGTTGATGCCGGCGTCGACCGACCTCCTCTCCTTCTACCTTTCGCTGGAGCTGATGTCGATGTCGTTTTACATTCTCGCCGCCTTTATGCGAAAAGATGCGAAGTCGGTGGAAGCGGGGATGAAATATTTTCTGACCGGCGTCTTCACCTCCGGCCTGATCCTCTATGGAATTGCATTTCTCTACGGCGCCGCGGGAACGACGAACCTGAAGGCGATCCAAGCCTTCCTGTCTCAAGCGAATATCAGCGGGAGCCCGACCCTTATCCTCGGGCTGATCTTGCTCACCGCCGGTTTTGCTTTTAAGATCGCCGCCGTCCCCTTCCACATGTGGGCGCCCGATGTGTACGAAGGGGCCCCGACCACGGTGACCGCTTTTCTTTCGACCGGTTCCAAGGCGGCGACGCTGGCGGCGATGTTGCGCGTTTTTATCTCGGGGCTGTCGTTCAGTTACGGCACTTGGTGGCAGTTTCTTTGGATCATCGCCGTTTTGACGATGACCGTCGGAAACATCGCCGCCCTGGTCCAGACCAATGTGAAACGGCTGCTCGCCTATTCGTCTATTGCGCACGCCGGCTATATTCTGATCGGACTGATCGCCGCTTCAAAGATCGGCATGGCATCGATCCTCATCTATTTGGTCGCCTATATTTTTATGACGATCGGCGCCTTTACGATGATTATTCTTCTCTGCAGATTCAATTCGCGGGGGGATCAGATCAGCGACTTTAAAGGATTGGCCCGGACCCATCCGGCGGTGGCGGCGGCCTTTGTCCTCTTTGCCCTTTCGCTCATCGGGATTCCTCCGACGGCCGGCTTCGTCGGAAAACTCTTTTTATTCAACGCGGCGATTCAGGGCGGGTTTTACTGGCTGGCCGTCATCGGCATTCTCAACAGTACGATCTCTCTTTATTATTATTTCAAGATCGTCATGGTGATGTATATGGAAGAGCCGCAGGGGAGCACCCCTCTCTCTTTCTCTCCGCCGCTGACCGTGGCGCTCGGGGTGACCGCTTTTGCAACGCTCTTTATCGGCCTTTATCCCGAACCGCTCATCCGCGCCGCGCTCCACTCCATCCAAATCTTTTTGTAA
- a CDS encoding AtpZ/AtpI family protein — protein sequence MDDLYFQEFVCCMRVSPTRSIIMNGPDPKYEGWRQVALLTSIPVVLLAGPAVGYFIGSFLDRLFGTSPWLMAFFTTMGAISGVRQTISVIKRATEKGQRDT from the coding sequence ATGGATGATCTATATTTCCAAGAATTTGTCTGCTGCATGCGGGTGTCGCCGACCCGCTCCATTATAATGAACGGTCCGGATCCGAAATATGAGGGATGGCGGCAGGTGGCGCTGCTGACCAGCATTCCCGTCGTTCTGTTGGCCGGACCGGCGGTCGGTTACTTCATCGGCAGTTTTTTAGATCGGCTGTTCGGCACCTCTCCTTGGCTGATGGCTTTTTTTACGACGATGGGAGCGATCTCCGGGGTGAGGCAAACGATTTCGGTGATCAAGCGGGCGACGGAGAAAGGGCAGCGTGACACCTGA
- the atpB gene encoding F0F1 ATP synthase subunit A: MTGEVAFNLMAAAGGLAALEPPNIITLLNHYAPPSKVIEFLHHFENPIFSGIAIFLLVFVARQATRRPQLVPGKLQNLVEMAVEALDNFVTGVIGPRGRRFTPFIGTLFLYILTMNIMGLVPGMKAPTSSFNTTVALALTVFLYVQFTGIRTNGILGYLDHLAGSPRPKGVAGFLIALVSVPFNVTLHVIEELAKPLSLSVRLFGNIFGEDVLIGQMLILGIAALSFINSPVGLPLQFPFYLLALLLGSIQALVFSLLSTIYIFLMLPHEEEGHH; this comes from the coding sequence TTGACTGGAGAGGTTGCATTCAATTTAATGGCGGCCGCGGGAGGATTGGCCGCGTTAGAGCCGCCGAATATCATTACCCTGCTTAACCATTATGCCCCCCCTTCCAAAGTGATCGAATTTCTCCATCACTTCGAGAATCCCATTTTTTCCGGGATCGCGATCTTTCTGTTGGTTTTCGTCGCCAGACAGGCGACCCGCCGACCCCAATTGGTCCCGGGAAAGCTCCAAAATCTGGTCGAAATGGCGGTCGAGGCGCTCGATAATTTCGTCACCGGCGTCATCGGACCTCGCGGCAGACGATTCACCCCTTTTATCGGCACCCTTTTTCTCTACATCCTGACCATGAATATCATGGGACTGGTTCCGGGGATGAAGGCCCCGACCTCCAGCTTCAATACGACGGTGGCATTGGCGCTGACCGTTTTTCTCTACGTTCAATTCACCGGCATCCGCACCAACGGGATCCTCGGCTACCTGGATCATTTGGCCGGAAGCCCCCGCCCGAAAGGGGTCGCCGGTTTCCTCATTGCGCTCGTTTCCGTCCCGTTTAATGTAACCCTTCATGTGATTGAAGAATTGGCCAAACCGTTGAGTCTTTCCGTCCGGCTTTTCGGCAATATTTTCGGAGAAGACGTCCTGATCGGCCAGATGCTGATCTTGGGGATCGCCGCTCTTAGCTTTATCAACAGTCCCGTCGGCCTCCCGCTTCAATTTCCCTTTTATCTGTTGGCCCTTTTGCTCGGCTCCATCCAGGCGCTCGTTTTCTCGTTGCTTTCGACCATCTACATTTTCTTGATGCTTCCTCACGAAGAAGAAGGACATCACTGA
- the atpE gene encoding ATP synthase F0 subunit C: MTPAIALAFALPLGVALAAIGSAYGLGRAVSAAMEAIGRQPEAAPRIQLAMVIGAAFIEALTIYALLTVFILQGRIG; this comes from the coding sequence ATGACACCAGCAATTGCGTTAGCGTTTGCACTTCCTCTAGGCGTCGCGTTGGCTGCGATCGGATCGGCCTATGGACTGGGCCGGGCGGTGAGCGCCGCCATGGAAGCGATCGGCCGCCAGCCGGAAGCGGCGCCGAGGATTCAGTTGGCGATGGTCATCGGGGCGGCGTTTATTGAAGCCTTGACCATTTACGCCTTGTTGACGGTTTTCATCCTTCAAGGAAGAATCGGATGA
- the atpF gene encoding F0F1 ATP synthase subunit B has translation MGIDIQQVLTQIVGFLLLLWLLRKFAWGPLLGVLDERRTRIASELEEIRKGKESLAQMKTEYDTKLSEIENQARLRIQEAVVEGQRMAREIAEGAREEAHQILEKAKEDIQREMAKAKAQLRDEIATIAVSAAGKIVRQEMNKQKDKELVLQYIDELKGFK, from the coding sequence GTGGGAATTGATATTCAACAGGTCTTGACCCAGATCGTCGGTTTTCTTCTTCTCCTCTGGTTATTGCGGAAATTCGCATGGGGGCCGTTGCTCGGCGTTTTGGATGAGCGGCGAACACGAATCGCCTCCGAGCTCGAAGAGATCCGAAAGGGGAAAGAGTCCTTGGCCCAGATGAAAACCGAGTATGATACGAAGCTCTCGGAGATCGAAAACCAGGCGCGCTTGAGGATTCAAGAGGCGGTGGTGGAGGGGCAGCGGATGGCGAGAGAGATCGCCGAAGGGGCTCGAGAAGAGGCGCACCAGATTCTGGAAAAGGCAAAAGAAGATATCCAACGTGAAATGGCGAAGGCGAAGGCCCAGCTTCGAGATGAGATCGCCACCATTGCGGTCTCCGCCGCCGGGAAAATCGTCCGTCAGGAAATGAACAAGCAGAAGGACAAAGAGCTGGTCTTGCAGTACATCGACGAATTGAAGGGTTTTAAATAA
- the atpH gene encoding ATP synthase F1 subunit delta: MKSEVTAERYAQALLEVAEGHALGESILEQIDRFRQAAAGYPALSRFLGSPRVPEEKKEALIGRIFEGEAKKVMIHFVRLLLRKGRIDYLEDILALYPKLHDAKRGVLKGTLTTVHPLDPEVLARLKSKLEAEVGRTLELTYLENPEILGGFVFSTGTTLIDASVQRQLDELGERLRALPVA, from the coding sequence ATGAAAAGCGAGGTCACGGCGGAACGGTATGCGCAAGCCCTGTTGGAGGTCGCGGAGGGGCATGCCCTCGGGGAGTCGATCCTGGAGCAGATCGATCGATTCCGGCAGGCGGCCGCCGGCTATCCGGCGTTGAGCCGCTTTCTTGGGAGCCCTCGCGTTCCTGAGGAGAAGAAAGAAGCGTTGATCGGCCGGATCTTCGAGGGAGAGGCGAAAAAAGTGATGATCCACTTTGTCCGGCTTCTTCTCCGCAAGGGGCGGATCGACTATCTGGAAGATATCCTCGCTCTCTACCCGAAGCTTCACGATGCCAAGCGCGGGGTGTTGAAGGGAACGCTTACGACGGTTCACCCGCTCGACCCGGAAGTGCTCGCCCGGTTAAAATCAAAACTCGAAGCCGAAGTCGGCCGCACATTAGAGTTGACCTACTTGGAGAACCCGGAGATTCTCGGCGGATTTGTCTTCTCGACCGGAACCACCCTCATCGATGCCAGCGTTCAACGACAATTGGACGAGTTGGGAGAGAGGTTAAGAGCCCTCCCGGTTGCCTAA
- a CDS encoding response regulator transcription factor, producing the protein MRGKKKVLVVDDNRDTVRIIRDALEGAGFSVASAYDGREALERVREEAPDLMILDLMMPKMSGYEVCNEIRKDPKTKELIVLMLTARSDIDAKIQGIEGGANDYLVKPVEPREVVSRVRRFLATEGAYQEKVLLERLEAIGQISLTVRHEINNPLAVICGQAQLLLQRKDLPEEVRSKLKIMYEMGLRISEIIKQLDQVQDKTREYIRGEKMIDIRSPKKRSAGG; encoded by the coding sequence ATGAGGGGAAAAAAGAAAGTCCTCGTCGTCGACGACAACCGGGACACCGTCCGGATCATCCGGGATGCATTGGAAGGGGCCGGTTTTTCCGTCGCCTCCGCTTATGACGGCAGAGAGGCGCTGGAACGCGTTCGCGAAGAGGCGCCGGACCTGATGATCCTCGATCTCATGATGCCGAAGATGAGCGGTTACGAGGTCTGCAACGAAATTCGAAAAGACCCCAAGACAAAAGAGTTGATCGTGTTGATGCTCACCGCCCGATCGGATATCGACGCCAAGATTCAGGGGATCGAAGGGGGCGCCAACGATTATCTGGTCAAGCCGGTCGAGCCGCGGGAAGTCGTCTCCCGGGTCCGCCGCTTCCTTGCCACCGAAGGGGCCTATCAGGAAAAGGTCCTGCTGGAACGACTTGAGGCGATCGGGCAGATCAGCCTGACGGTCCGGCACGAGATCAACAATCCGTTGGCCGTGATCTGCGGGCAGGCGCAACTGCTTCTTCAACGAAAAGACCTCCCGGAGGAGGTCCGGAGCAAGCTCAAGATCATGTATGAGATGGGCCTTCGGATCAGCGAGATCATCAAACAACTCGACCAGGTTCAAGACAAGACGCGGGAGTACATCCGTGGAGAAAAGATGATCGATATCCGATCTCCCAAGAAACGTTCCGCAGGCGGGTAA
- the atpA gene encoding F0F1 ATP synthase subunit alpha, with amino-acid sequence MALKPEEVTSIIKTELEQYESELHLESVGSVLQVGDGIARVYGLDDVMAGELVSFPGNVMGMVLNLEEDNVGTILFGATNNIKEGDVVKRTGKIAQIPVGDAMVGRVVDALGRPIDGKGPIVTDKSRPLEGRAPNVVQRQSVHEPVQTGLKAVDAMIPIGRGQRELIIGDRQTGKTAIALDAIINQKGSGVYCVYVAVGQKSSNVAAVVKTLERYGAMEYTTVVSATANEAASMQYIAPYAGCTIGEEFMYTNRHALVIYDDLSKHAAAYRQLSLLLRRPPGREAYPGDVFYLHSRLLERAAKLHQSLGAGSLTALPIIETQAGDVSAYIPTNVISITDGQIYLETDLFYAGIRPAINVGLSVSRVGGNAQTKAMKKVAGRLRLDLAQYRELAAFAQFGSDLDKATLAQLRRGERMVELLKQDQYQPYSLSHEVMSIYAGTSGHLDDIEVLEVRRFEKAYLKMMDERYPDVGLEIEKNKALTDELTRKMDEAITAFKKEWRPVEAR; translated from the coding sequence ATGGCACTTAAGCCGGAAGAAGTGACCTCCATTATCAAGACCGAGCTGGAGCAGTATGAAAGCGAGCTCCATCTGGAAAGTGTCGGGAGCGTTCTGCAGGTCGGCGATGGAATCGCTCGGGTGTACGGTCTCGACGATGTGATGGCGGGCGAGCTGGTCTCCTTCCCCGGCAACGTGATGGGCATGGTCCTCAACCTCGAAGAGGACAATGTCGGAACGATTCTCTTCGGCGCGACCAATAACATTAAAGAAGGCGACGTCGTCAAGCGGACCGGAAAGATCGCGCAGATCCCCGTCGGCGATGCCATGGTAGGGCGGGTGGTCGATGCCCTCGGCCGTCCGATCGACGGGAAAGGGCCGATCGTCACCGATAAATCCCGGCCTCTCGAAGGCCGCGCGCCGAACGTGGTTCAGCGCCAGTCGGTGCATGAGCCGGTTCAAACCGGATTGAAAGCGGTCGACGCGATGATTCCGATCGGCCGGGGCCAGCGGGAGCTGATCATCGGCGACCGTCAAACCGGAAAAACCGCGATCGCGCTCGACGCCATCATCAATCAAAAAGGAAGCGGCGTCTACTGCGTCTATGTCGCGGTCGGCCAGAAATCGTCGAACGTGGCGGCGGTGGTGAAGACATTGGAGCGATATGGCGCCATGGAATATACGACCGTGGTCTCCGCGACCGCGAACGAAGCGGCCTCGATGCAGTATATCGCTCCGTATGCCGGCTGCACGATCGGCGAAGAGTTCATGTACACCAACCGGCACGCCCTGGTGATCTACGACGATCTCTCGAAGCATGCGGCGGCCTACCGGCAGCTCTCGCTTCTGCTCCGGCGTCCGCCGGGACGCGAAGCCTATCCGGGCGACGTTTTCTATCTCCACTCCCGTCTTCTGGAGCGGGCGGCGAAGCTTCATCAAAGCCTCGGCGCCGGCTCATTGACGGCGCTGCCGATCATCGAAACCCAAGCGGGCGACGTCTCGGCCTACATTCCGACGAACGTCATTTCGATCACCGACGGGCAGATCTATCTGGAGACCGATCTCTTCTATGCCGGCATCCGGCCGGCGATCAACGTCGGTCTCTCGGTCTCCCGCGTCGGCGGAAACGCGCAGACCAAAGCGATGAAAAAGGTCGCCGGACGGTTGCGTTTGGACCTCGCGCAGTATCGGGAATTGGCCGCCTTCGCCCAGTTCGGCTCCGACCTCGACAAGGCGACCCTGGCGCAGCTCCGGCGAGGAGAGCGGATGGTCGAGCTCTTAAAGCAGGACCAGTACCAGCCGTATTCGCTCTCTCATGAGGTGATGTCGATTTATGCCGGAACGTCCGGGCACCTGGACGATATCGAGGTCCTGGAGGTCCGCCGGTTCGAGAAGGCTTATCTGAAAATGATGGATGAGCGTTATCCGGATGTCGGCCTCGAAATCGAAAAGAACAAAGCGCTGACCGACGAGCTGACCCGGAAGATGGACGAAGCGATTACCGCCTTTAAGAAGGAGTGGCGTCCGGTGGAGGCGCGTTAG
- the atpG gene encoding ATP synthase F1 subunit gamma yields the protein MPVLTLRQLRERIRGAQKTKQITRTMQMVAASRLKKSEEKFRQAKPFAQKMEMILSHLQQFSEEFTHPFFESREVKSIGLVVVTSDRGLCGAYNGNVIARAEEFLAEHKAQSVKLMLIGKKGYDYFKKRDWPIHLNALDIAGKGDFQRISEITQQIIQAYLSGEVDAVYLIFTSYISALSVKPICVKFLNLQQEGEVKPIQTILEPSLPEILDQFLPQFVTSKMYISLMEAFTAENSARMIAMKTATDNAKEMIERLTLQRNKARQAAITKEILEIVTAGEALKA from the coding sequence ATGCCGGTTCTGACCCTTCGGCAGCTCCGCGAGCGAATTCGCGGCGCCCAGAAGACCAAGCAGATCACGCGGACCATGCAGATGGTCGCCGCTTCCCGCCTCAAGAAGTCCGAGGAGAAATTCCGGCAGGCCAAGCCGTTCGCTCAAAAGATGGAGATGATCCTCTCTCATCTTCAGCAGTTCAGCGAGGAGTTTACCCATCCTTTTTTCGAGAGCAGGGAGGTCAAGTCGATCGGCCTGGTGGTCGTCACGTCGGATCGCGGTCTCTGCGGCGCTTACAACGGCAACGTGATCGCGCGGGCGGAAGAATTTCTTGCCGAGCACAAGGCGCAGAGCGTCAAGTTGATGCTGATTGGAAAGAAGGGGTACGACTATTTCAAAAAACGGGATTGGCCGATCCATCTGAATGCGCTCGATATCGCCGGCAAGGGGGACTTCCAACGAATTTCCGAGATTACCCAGCAGATTATCCAGGCCTACCTCTCGGGTGAAGTCGACGCGGTCTATCTGATTTTTACGAGCTATATTTCGGCCCTGTCGGTCAAACCGATCTGCGTGAAGTTCCTCAACCTTCAGCAGGAAGGGGAGGTCAAGCCGATCCAGACGATTTTGGAGCCGAGTCTTCCTGAAATCCTCGATCAGTTCCTGCCGCAGTTTGTGACCTCCAAGATGTATATCTCTCTGATGGAAGCGTTCACGGCGGAGAACTCGGCGCGGATGATTGCGATGAAGACGGCGACCGATAATGCCAAGGAGATGATCGAGCGACTCACCCTCCAGCGCAACAAAGCGCGGCAGGCGGCGATTACGAAAGAGATTTTGGAAATTGTCACGGCGGGTGAGGCGCTGAAAGCCTAA